ATATGGTTCAGGATCATTCTTTGACGGACTTGGGGATAAAATGATTTATGATGATTTTGAGTTAACGGTGAATCTTTCTTCACTATAATCCAAATCTCGTTAATATAATTATGGAATAGGGACTTATTGTCCCTATTTTTGTTTTTAAAGATATTTATTCACTATGATAACAATCATTTCAGGTACCAATCGTAAAAACTCAGTTTCCTCAAAAGTAGCCCATCTCTATCAAAGCCACCTTTTACAGCATCAGGTAGAATCCAATATTGTTGATTTAGCCGATTTACCACAGGATTTTGTTTTTACAGCTCTATATGATAATAATGGTCGTAATTCTAAATTTAATAAATTCTTAGATCAGCTGCGAGCTTCTGAAAAGTACGTATTTATTATTCCTGAATACAACGGGTCCTTTCCTGGAGTTTTAAAA
This is a stretch of genomic DNA from Marivirga harenae. It encodes these proteins:
- a CDS encoding NADPH-dependent FMN reductase; its protein translation is MITIISGTNRKNSVSSKVAHLYQSHLLQHQVESNIVDLADLPQDFVFTALYDNNGRNSKFNKFLDQLRASEKYVFIIPEYNGSFPGVLKAFIDGMEYPNSFRDKKCALVGISSGMQGAGLALSHMTDIFNYLGMHVLALKPKLARIEQNFDGEEVTDKLYGELLEEQVKKLLEF